The nucleotide sequence GGTCAGTGCACACAAGGACAGACACGTCACCCTTCTGGAAAGAGGCAAAGATACCAGCTCTAGCCGCTGCCGACatctgcccctgcagcctcaggTGCTTGATTTTGTGGTCGTCCAGGATATAGCCCAGCCAGTTGACAGTGCTGGCACTGTTGCAGAAGATGAGAACGGCCCCGCCAGATGATGGGCGCTCtttgagcagctgcagcagttcgGGCAGCTTGTCCCGGCCTTTGAGGCGGACGAACTTCTGCTGGACGTGAGGCGGCAGGCGGTGCAGGCTCTGGGTGCTCAGGCTGACAAACCGGCCCACGTCCGTGAACTTGGCCAGAGTCTCGCTGAGCCCCGCGGGGAAGGTGGCTCCGACCACCACCACCTGCGTCCTCTCCTCGTGGGGACCGCTCGGCCCGGGAGCGCCGGCGGCCAGGGGCGCGTGTGCCAGgatctcctccagcagctccgtgAAGGACTCGTCCATCAGCGCGTCCGCCTCGTCCAGCACCATCCAGCgcagcctctgcagggccaggaagcGCCGCCGCAGCGCCTCCCGCAGCGCTCCGGGGGTGCCCAGCAGCACGGCGGGCCCGGGCGGCGGCGCCCGCAGCTGCCCGCGCagcccgcccgcggccccgccgcccgtgAGGCCGCGCACCGCCAGCCCCGCGGGCGCGCACAGCGCCGCCGCCACCGCGCCCACCTGCGCCGCCAGCTCCCGCGACGGCAGCACCACCAGCCCGCGgggcgccgccggccccgccgcccccgccggcgCCTCGGGGCGGCCCAGCAGGCGCTCCAGCAGCGGCAGCAGGTACGCCAGCGTCTTCCCGCTGCCCGTCTCGGCGGCGCACAGCGCGCTGCGGCCGCGGCGCAGCGCGGGGATGGCGAGGCGCTGCACGGCCGTGGGCCGGTCGATGGAGAGCCGCTCCAGGCCGGCCAGCAGCGccggctgcagccccagctcggCGAAGGTCGGGCCCTGTCCCGCCTCAGCCGGCGGCGCCTGCAGGGCGGGAGCCGCCTCCTGCGAGGGCTCCAGCTGGAAGTAATCCCCGTACGCCTTGCGGTGCTTCCAGCCCGCCGACACCAGCGGCGGCTGCTCCCAGCGCCCCACGGTCTGCCAgcggggctggctcagctccgGCCGCCGGCTccgcagcagcagcttcccgggacgcggcgccgccgcctcgcccTGCTGGCGCCGCCGGCGCTGCGCGCCCCGCTGCAGGCGCTGCCGCAGGGCCCAGGGGACGCGCACCACGgccccggggggctgcgggctccccgccgccgccgccgccccgctgcccgccggccgccgcggcagcagcagcgggagGGCgagcgccggcccggcccggcccagcgcCATCGCGGCCGCACATggggcggcggcgctgcccgaTGACGCCTGAAAGAGGCGCTGGCCCCGGCTCTCcccgccccgcggagccgcgGCGGAGCCACGCGAGGAGGGTGAGTGTGGCGGACGGTGCCGCTCTCTTCTCTCGCCTTTTCCCGCTGCCGGCCGAGAGCCttctcccgccgccgccgcgggagCAGACGCGGCCCTGAGGTGCTgtggcgggggcggcgcgggccccTCGCTCGCTCGGGAGCCCGTGAGGCGGGGAGCATCCCCCGGCTCCCTCACGCTGGGTGAGCCCGGTCCCCGCTGCCCGGCGAACCCTGTCACACCCGCGGGGCACCCACCGGCCCTTCCCGGCAAAGGAAATGACACTCCATGGCGGTCCCCCTGGGCTCTCCCTTTCAGGTGGTACAGCGACAGGAATGACGGTGAACACACCGCTGTGCTTTGGAGGAAAGAAGATCCTGGCTCCAATGGTGCGAGTGGGAACGCTGCCAATGCGGCTGCTTGCTCTGGACTATGGTGCCGATATCGTGTACTGTGAGGTATGGAGAAGGAGCAGTTTGTCTAATAACATTGCCATGAAGTAAAGTACAAATGGACTTTTTTCACTGTATGACTTGTTCTTTTTGCACAcagttttccatttaaaatgaGGAAAGAATCTCTATGTCTTGAGACGTTTCTCTGAGCCATTCTCAAGTTATGGCAAATCCATGTTTTAAGGCTGTTCAGTAACTTAAAGTAATTTAGACAAAACACCATGACAATTTCCTCAAGTTGTACTTTTATTTGTGTTCAGGGCGTagtattttgttgttgttgtatttttttttcagtagagtCAGAACTTTGAAAGAACTTTGAAGACTGACTTCATGTCTCATCTGGTTAGTTCTGCTGTGTATCCATATATTTCAGTCATACCATtgctctctttgttttttctacGTCTTTTTTAAAGCTGGCTGAAATTGAGGTCTGGGATCCTCAGCAAAAAAACCTATGTGTACCTGTTAGAGTggatccagaggaggccacagtgATGATCAGACTGCTGGAGCAGCCTACAAATACAGGCTGAGAGAGTCGAGATTGTTCTCTCTGAGGAGACCTTGTTGAGCCCTTCCAGCAGTTAAAGGGGGCTTttaaaagagggaaaggaacaTTTTACAAGGACAGGTAGTGATTGGACAAGAGGGAACCATTTTAAACTAAACAGAGGAGAgctttagattagatattattTAGAAGCTCTTTAACCAGAGGGTGCTGAGGTACTGggacaggttgctcagagaattTGGTCTGTCTAgataattatttaataaaatggGCAACTGTTTAGAGCTAGCTGGCTGAAACAATTCAACtcactgagatttttctttctactttcTACTCAGGAGCTGATTGACATAAAGATGCTGCAGTGTAAGAGGGTTGTAAATGGTAAGCATGGCATTTCTTTTGATAATTCCTGTAAGAAGTCTCTTTTCTAGTTAAGATAAAGGGTAATTATTTCTCTGAAGCTTTTTTCCTAGTGACTACAGTGATGTATCAGTACATATAATCTCACTGAATTGTGTCTAGGGCTTACAATGAGCTTTTGAAGTGCTACCTTAGACCTGTCTGCTGCTCTGTAGTTTCAGACTTCCAGTTTGGACTGCAGTAGAGACAGTTTCCAATCATGAATCTTTTTAAATGTTAGCTGCTTGTGACATGATAATATACACACCTTTTCATCCATTACAATAAGGAAGCAATGCATACAAGAACTCACCATTTATCATTCATTTATTAACTTTAAGTCCATGGGCTGGACTTGGAACAACATGATTGTCACTGCAAGTTCTTAAAAAGGTATCTTTGAAACCTGGCCCTTTTTGAGTGGCATAGAAACAGTTGtttgctgtgtccctgctgggaaACAGAAGTTCACTACAaatctcctctctcctcctgcgCCTTCCCAAAAATAGTACTGTTCATTCTGGCTGAGTCATGATTGGGCTTTGATTCTTTTCAAAGAACATCAAATTACTTTGATGGCATTTCATTTATATACAAATTACATTATAtgattttttaacatttttacatttgtatagaattttgtctgttttatcTGTTTCTCATTTCATACAGAAGTGCTTGAAACAGTGGACTTTGTTGCACCAAATGATAGAATTGTTTTCAGAACTtgtgaaagagagagagaacgTGTTGTCTTCCAAATGGTAAGAAACCAGATACTCTTCTAACAACTCAGTAAAACGTGGTAGTGCTGGTGACACATTGATGTCTGTCTGAACCAGCTCTCCCTGATGCAGACTGTCATTTTCTTGGTGTTTCAGGGGCAGGTAAAGTTTCAAACTAAATGTGTTGTGGAATTTCTGAGCTGTTGCTACAAATCAAGATTCTACATTGTAAGCTTTCCTTAGAGCTGTTTTCAGCAGAGGTGATTAAGATAagctctctgctctccagcagcttGTTTTTGTAACAGATATCTTAGATATATTTCTGAACTTATGGATGTGGAAAATAAATTGTGCTGATGTCTGACCACACGCTGAAGTTTTACACTGTCCTGTAAGCAGTCTCACTGGAAAGACTGAAAGAAATGGCATTGTTTAGTATAAACAAGAGAGGATTAATTTGTGCATTAGTATTGCACAAATGGATTAAACATTCCCTctgctgaagagaaaaagacagaaatttgcTCTTAGAGACCATTCTGTGTAGGACAAGAGATGATGGGcttggagggagggagaagcatGAGTGGACTCCATTAGGTGCTGAAAAGACCTTTTACAGTGGTAATGTAGCCCTGAAATAGGTTGCTTGTAGAGTCTGTAGAATTGTTTTTAGTGGAGCTTCTTAATAACATTAAAATAGATGTCTATTGCTGAAGGACTAAGAACATTTGATATTGCTGTGGGTGAAGAGGTCAGTCAGACCTCTTTGGATCCTTTTTTGTATCACCTTTTATCACCCAGTGGTTGACTCCAGTACATGCTGTAGGTGAATGTGTTAAGTATTCAGTGTGCCTCTGAGTGGGTCTCTATACTCAATGCTCAGAACAAATATACTTGTACACATGTGCAAGTAAGCACCTtggttttttattaatttgatgATATTGTAATtataaatccttttcttttatcAACAGGGTTCAGCAGATGCTGAAAGAGCCCTGGCAGTAGCTAAGCTTGTGTAAGTCATCTTCTCCCACTCTCTTCCCACCATGGGTTTGTCTGGCATTTTTTGTACAGATGAATTATTATAGAAGACAGGTTTTTATGATTTAGGGCATAGGAAAAGTGCAGGGCACTTTTCTTGATTCCTGGGGCATTAGGGAAATGCAGCTGCATAAATTCTGTGCTGGGATGGCTTTTTGCTTGTGGAAGTGTGTCCTTGATCTCTCCAGTATGAATTGCCCTGGCTATTGCACAGCTGCAAGACCAATATACCTGAAAATGTCCCTTTCTATTTGTGGTTTAAAGCCTCCAGTAATGTATTGTGCAGAAATGAAAGTGGCTCTCAAAAAGGTGGTTTTTAAATAGATGGAAGTTTCAATGGGACTTGCTGTAGTGATACTGGTGGATATACTTTATATAGGATTAAGTATATAGAAGGTATTTGAGATGAGTATTTGCAGCTTCTGCACAGCACTGGTTATTGAAACCTGTGGACAATCTGATCTTCAGATCATCATTAAGATTTATATATTTAACTAAATGAGAAGCTAAAAATTCAGAAGTTCAAGTAAACTTTACCTTAAGTTCTCATTTAAGCCTTAATGAAGATGGAACAAATTACCTGTAAGGATATCTGTTTCTTGATTCTTGTTCTAATATGCTAAAAATATCtaattttcccttctctttcagAGAGAGTGATGTGGCTGGTATTGATATCAACATGGGATGCCCAAAAGAATATTCTACTAAGGCAAGTGGATTTTGATTACTCTTAAATGAACCTTTTCTGTCTTGGAGGTATGGAATGTGGAATACATGGCCTGGTTTTCATATTAAAACAGTAACATTTTGatgcagagaaaaattaaatttgattttttgtaGTAAACAGAACACTCTAGAAGGTGTCATGGCCCTAATACAGTAAAATAACATAGGCTgttagaaaattaaattcttaaaGGCTAGATAAAATGAAGGGatttgtttagggttttttaatgtttttctgaaGTCATTAATTTGTTGGGTGAATGAAATATGTTCTGCCTAGCCTTAATAAAAATTGAGATCAAAATTTGTCATCTGAGCAAATAGATGGCAAAAACCAGTTCACAATTTAGTAACACTGAATTCAATTATTTGTCAGTTTTAAATGGTAGGATAATGGATCAGTTAAAACCTgggagatttctttttctttgtaataaagCACATGGAGCTGTAAATTAGTCCTGTATCTGTGACTGGAACAGAGCATTCAAACTGGTTGTTAGGACTGTAAAGCCACTTGGTGTAGAGATAAAGGATCAATAAATTGGACCATGGTACTCCATTTTGATGTCAAATGCTCCACAGAACCATAATTAAGAACAAAACACTAAAGTATCCATCTTGTACTAGGGTGAAAGATCAGAAGTTCAACTGCTGGTGAATGGCTATTCTCCAACAATAGTTCTGGGTACAAAAATGTTGTTGGCCCCTGTATCTATGTATGCAGATGAAACAGGGTGGGAAGAACAgctaaaatattaaattgttCATCATTATGTTAATTGTTCATTATTTCTGTTCAATAAAGGCACTTAATTTGTCTtagtctctttttaaaatgtagtgaGTAGACAGAAAGTACTGACTTAAAGACCTCTCAACTGTAATGTGTaatattaaaacaataaatttgTTCAGCTGTCACTTAATGAGGGGAAAATGGATGATTATATTTGCTAAAAATAGCTTTTGAAATCCTGTCTGCTCCCCAAAGTGATGAGAGCAAGTTGATGCCCTGAATTACTGCTTGATTATTCTGATATGGGTCTAAGAAATGTTGCACCAAGGTGTTCACTGACAGtcctgcattttaaattttgccatttttttccttaatataaCATTGTGCTTTTGTTGTGGCCTGCTATTAGGCAAAACAACTGAGCTGAAAAGCGTGTTTGCCTAGTGGATAACAGCTTCTGTCTGTTTtcccagggagggatgggagcagcactgctgtctgATCCTGACAAAATAGAGTCTGTGAGTATCACctggtggggctgcagctgcctgggaaagaATTGTGCACTGTCCCCTACTGGCAGCAGGAATGAGTTCCATAGGCAGCAAATCTGTGATCACTAGAGTGGAATACTCAGTTTAGGACACTGGAGTTAAGATTATAGAGAAATATTCCTGATTTAGTTCTCCTTGCCATTATCTGGACTATAAAATTGctaccttcttttttttcagtttaaaaacattCAGCGTGGTGCAAGTTTTACGTGTCTGTGTTTTACATGTAGTTTGAAATTATCAGGGTCCACTGGTCACATCATATTAAAAGCAGTGTTAAAACTCCAGCAGCGGTTAATTGCTCtctaaaaatcctaaaaatctCTAAAAATCTAATCTTGAAATTAACAAAGAAGTGGAAGTAAAAAATGCCTTAGACTAGAAGTAGGCTTGTGTATCTACTGAATAGAATTGTGTGTTCAGTTACAGACTGTGAATATCTGTCTGGCATGCAAGACTCTTATAGAGGTTACTCTGTAAACAGTATTACTTTATTCTAACTTCTTTtcaggagagaaaggaggagagtTTTAGTAATGCCACTGTTGTGATCAggtttttgtcttcttttttttttcagatattgaCCACTCTTGTTAAAGGAATTTGTAAACCAGTAACCTGCAAAATCCGTATTTTGCCCTCAGTAAGAACATAAATCGTTGTACTGAAGTGTTCATCTGTTATTTCTCTGATTTACTATCAGTTAGAACATGTGTTGTTGTAGTATGTTTCACTGTACACCTGTTGCTGTGAAATAGCACTTGgaattaaaatttctgtttggGATGCTGTCCCAGCCTGAATGGTTATCTGGCCTGGGGTGCAAGAGACTGAGTGTGGGCTTGTCAGATTCCATGATATGCAGGGGCACAGAGGCTTTTATCCTGTAAATTTCATGAGTAATTTTTATGTCATAGAGGTACAAAAGAGTGTAGAGCAGCCTTGAGAACCCCTCAAGCAGCCAGTAGATGCTGTTAATTCCTGTTTTTCACATGGGGTAGCCAATAGATGattgttttctgttctctcaGACTAATTTTTCTTCCATACTATGTTCCTGTTCTTGCTCTTAGAACAGCCAATGAAGTTACAGGGTTTGTCTTTTTCAGAATCTTTTTCCAGAGGTTTTTTATACCTGATGTAgtttccttgctgcttttttttattttgcagatgaATTCCCTACATATTTTTAAACCTCCAAGAGATGATGGACCTTCTCTTTTAAAGACTGATTATTTTGCAATTGGGTATTTAATTACCTGCCTAGATACTGTGATTGCATATGACCTAAATAGATGGATGAACTGTACCTGAGCCAGCTTTGTTCAGAAGTCATTTATGTGTTGGGATAAATAAAAGAAGCTTGTGTGAAAAGAATCAGTAACCCAGTCTAAGATAATTTTGGTTCTGAAGTATTAAATCAGTGAACTGGCACCTTTTTGTTTCAAGCTGGTTTTGCATAATGTCACCCATCAGAACAGCAGGAGAGCTTCTGGCTCTGCATCCCTGCCAGCTGGGACACGTTACAGTTTCCAAAGACTAAATCTGATATGTTTGGGATGAGCCACAGATACTCCTCCAGcttttgaaaggaaattttgccttaccttttttcatttccttaccTTTCCCTAAAGGTACATAAGACTGGCTAATGCAGCAGTGTGtcaattttatttctgctttttaagagCATTTTACCTCTTTGAAGATATACCTCTTTGAAGACTGGTCCTTTTGATTTACTGGGCATGTATGAATATCCTTAGAATTTTTTAGATGCTGATTGACATTTTTAAGAGACATTTGAAAGGAATATTTAAGGTTGTGTGATTGCATGTTAGGTTGATTTCAGAAGACATCCTCTtactgaaaagcattttaattacAATTTAGGAGCAGTCATTAGAGAGGACTTGCTAATGAAGTGTTCCAATCATTTTCAATTGACAGTCTGAGAACCTGTTGGAAAATATTCTCCTTCTGCAGAGTATTATGTCAGCTGGTTTGAGAAAGTTTGTAATCTGTAGGTTCAAGGAAGCATTGAAAATGggttcttatttttttccatagcaCTTTTTCCAAAGTTCTTTAACTGAAGTATGTATTAAATGGTTACAGGTATTGTGTTGTTGATGAAAGACAGGAATCACATCCCTCTTGATAAAAGACTTGCAGCATTTGTTTGTACAATGATCACCTGATAGGTACTCCTTTTGCTTTGAATTAAAATCATGTCAGTCTGTCTTATCCCTCAGGTTGAGGATACTGTGAATCTGGTGAAGAGGATAGAGAAAACTGGCATTGCTGCCATTGCAGTCCATGGAAGGTAAATTAATCTTAGGcaagaaagattgttttggtttgttgatGACTGTAGCACAGTATGATATGACTGATGTGAGTGTACTCTGTACTCTAAATGTAATATGTGGTTCTGATTTCAACTGTTGACTGAATTGATGTTCTAGAAAATCAAGTCAGTAATTAGGGAATTGAACTGCTTGCTGttcttttcctaaatatttttctcaaagaccaaataaaactaaaattatCCTGCATACTTTGTATCTAAAATatcaaatatataaaataaataatctgaAACAAGTATATCCCAATAATCCTTGTGTCATGTCTGCTGTGGTGTAGAGATCTGTAAATTCCACAGAAAATCTTTGgtcttgtctttttttcttgtttgttggaaaggaagaaggaggagaggcCCCAGCACCCTGTCCACTGTGATGTGATCAAGGCTATATCTGAAGCTGTCTCCATTCCAGTAATAGCAAAGTAAGTTGGACTAATTAGCTCATTATGGTCAGATGAACTTAAGATTTCCAAGTGCAGGAAAAAGAACCATGATTAATTACATTAATTGTTAATTTTTAGTGGAGGATCTCATGACTTCATCAAAGAATATGCAGACATTGAGACCTTCCAGAAAGCAACAGCTGCCTCATCAGTCATGATTGCTCGTGCTGCCATGTGGAACCCCTCCATCTTCAGAAAAGAGGGGTTTTGCCCCTTGAAGGATGTCATGCAAGATTACATCAAATATGTATGTTTTATTAAGATCTTACTTGTAATTAACATGGTCTAGAACTGTTAAGCCAAATCTTCCTGCAGTATCTTAACTCCTGTTCATTTCAAAGACTTGGTTCTGGGGGTGTTTTAACATAGTGCATGAGCCCTGCAATCAACCCCTGCTTCCTCTGTTTGatttcattcagaaaaaaaatcttcagaaatcTGTATtcacaaaatgctttttagCCCTATTTTCTAGGGAACATTTATGCGACTTACCAGGCTATCAAAAATGccaagaaatttaaaaatatgtagtCTAACTCTTTCAAAGTCCCAGTTGTACATTGGAACAGATTATTATATACAGTATACAGTATCAAATTTACAACATTGAACAGAAAAGTGAAGGAGTATTAAATACTCAGTTGCTCCTAGATTCacttttagaaattaattacttttcaCAAATACTGTCAAGAAGCAGGGGAGCAAAGGGAATGATTTGCCATTAAAGTAATGCTGTATTGTAGTACTGTAGCTCTATTAGCCAAGTCATCTAATATATAAAGTTTTATCCATTATTCAAAGGACAAAATTTTAACGACGTAATAGGAAATTAGAAATCTGTAACTTTGATCATGTCATCAATTcaaattggttttttttaattgagctTGCTATTAACCAGTTACTTACTAAAATATCAGTACATTGCTTGTCAATGATGTAAACAGGTCAACTCTTTCTTCAGAAGTATGTGAGTCAGTTGAACTTTAGTTGATGAATCATGCCAGAATAGTCAGATTATAGTCACATTCATGGGTAGTGTTGTATATGTTACTGAGGAGAATACAGTGTGGTTTGCCTTTCAAAAATGATTGTGAAAGTCATCAAGAGACCATGTGCAGTATAGAAGATAAATctgtttggtgtgtttttaaATTCTTGGTCTCTTTCCATCAGGCAGTGAGATACGACAATCACTACACCAACACTAAATACTGCTTGTGTCAGATGTTGAGAGAACAGTTGGAAACCACTCAGGGTAAGAAGTTGCACGCTGCACAATCCACACAGGAAATCTGGTAAGCATGGACTTCACAAAAGGAGTTGGACTCTGTCAAACTTGCACACCTCTTCTCTATCTAGCTCTGCCTGGCATTTCACACTGTCAGGAGAAGttgcaaaaaccccaaaaataaccccaaaaaatccagaTGGGAGATGTGAAATAACAGAGTAAACTTTCCCAGGTTTCCTCCATGTTCAGATGTTAAATCTTTAACCCTAAAACTCTCTATATTCAGCACATTAATTTGAGTGGTGCTTCACTGAGTGACAGGCATTTATCCAGTATTTGCATTAAGTGATTAAGAAAAATTTCAGCTTGTGTGAAATTTTGTGGAACTTGTCTTCTTCCAAGGATATTTATTTGATTTAGCTTTCTCTTTTgcatgtggggtttttaatgTTACTggaatatttataatatatttaaagTGAACACTTAGAAACTCAAAATTATGTATCAGGGTTGTCTGGTACTTAACTGtaattttctgtgctgcttttcataCCTGGAATAGCCTAATGTATGATGGCAGTCTTTTTGAGGAAATACAGTAGCTTTAAGGAATCTTGTCATCCTGCATATCTGAAATAGTCTGGATGAAATTTCTCAGTGGGagagacagaaatgaaagaacaaaaattttgAGAGAAACCATAAAATAGGCTAGTGAAAAAAGAATTTGCACAGAATTAGGGGAATTCAGGTTTGAACACATCCCAAACTGAACAAAATAAAGTTCTGAGCTTGCATGTATCATATCCATGTTGTGTCTTATAATTCTGAtggaagggaggggaagatTCTCCTTGGTTTTTATAAAATGAACAGTCTGAAACTGTTTGAGATCTAATGTGTATGGAAATGGATGGAAATGTTGAAagcttgaaatattttgaaaaagaatttattGGTTTCTAGCAAACCCTAATCATCATTCTGTTCATGTTCAAAATGGATGGAAATGCCTGCAGtctttttgccattttattGCCCTTTAACAATTTTGGCTTTCTATAAATAATTCTGTCCATGATTTTTACATTACAGTACAATGAGGGGAATTTGTATTGCATGTATAAAGGGAGCTAGACTTCATTATTCTTAAAGGAGGGGTGGAATCCGTGAACAACATTTAAACTTTTTCACTTTGGCAACTTAAAGAATTTAACATATTTTAGTGTGCTAACAGACTGTCTATTTTGATCATAGATTTAGAGTTTAGGAAAAAAGATACAGTACAGATTGGAACTCAAATCTTTTGCAACTTCAGTAAAGTCTTAGCCCGAAGGGTGGTGGTGTTTTCTGCTGTATGGATAGCAATGCATAGTATGTAAAAGAAATCCTGTAAAGTAACAGATTTCACAGGTAATTAGAGATGTCACAGTTCATACACATAAACACTGGACAGAGATCTAGTGTAAAACTATGGGCTTTATGTGCTATGTCTAACAATTCTTTAGGGGCTTCCAAAATCAACCTCTCTCAGTTTTT is from Prinia subflava isolate CZ2003 ecotype Zambia chromosome 13, Cam_Psub_1.2, whole genome shotgun sequence and encodes:
- the DDX28 gene encoding LOW QUALITY PROTEIN: probable ATP-dependent RNA helicase DDX28 (The sequence of the model RefSeq protein was modified relative to this genomic sequence to represent the inferred CDS: inserted 4 bases in 4 codons), which translates into the protein MECHFLCREGPVGXPAGVTGFAGQRGPGSPSVREPGDAPRLTGSRASEGPXAAPATAPQGRVCSRGGGGXKALGRQREKAREESGTVRHTHPPRVAPPRLRGAGRAGASASFRRHRAAPPPHVRXAMALGRAGPALALPLLLPRRPAGSGAAAAAGSPQPPGAVVRVPWALRQRLQRGAQRRRRQQGEAAAPRPGKLLLRSRRPELSQPRWQTVGRWEQPPLVSAGWKHRKAYGDYFQLEPSQEAAPALQAPPAEAGQGPTFAELGLQPALLAGLERLSIDRPTAVQRLAIPALRRGRSALCAAETGSGKTLAYLLPLLERLLGRPEAPAGAAGPAAPRGLVVLPSRELAAQVGAVAAALCAPAGLAVRGLTGGGAAGGLRGQLRAPPPGPAVLLGTPGALREALRRRFLALQRLRWMVLDEADALMDESFTELLEEILAHAPLAAGAPGPSGPHEERTQVVVVGATFPAGLSETLAKFTDVGRFVSLSTQSLHRLPPHVQQKFVRLKGRDKLPELLQLLKERPSSGGAVLIFCNSASTVNWLGYILDDHKIKHLRLQGQMSAAARAGIFASFQKGDVSVLVCTDLASRGLDTSSVQLVVNYDFPDTLQDYLHRAGRVGRVGSKAPGAVVSFVTHRWDVDLVRKIETAARKRMGLPGMDSIDKPSPKGG
- the DUS2 gene encoding tRNA-dihydrouridine(20) synthase [NAD(P)+]-like; the encoded protein is MTLHGGPPGLSLSGGTATGMTVNTPLCFGGKKILAPMVRVGTLPMRLLALDYGADIVYCEELIDIKMLQCKRVVNEVLETVDFVAPNDRIVFRTCERERERVVFQMGSADAERALAVAKLVESDVAGIDINMGCPKEYSTKGGMGAALLSDPDKIESILTTLVKGICKPVTCKIRILPSVEDTVNLVKRIEKTGIAAIAVHGRKKEERPQHPVHCDVIKAISEAVSIPVIANGGSHDFIKEYADIETFQKATAASSVMIARAAMWNPSIFRKEGFCPLKDVMQDYIKYAVRYDNHYTNTKYCLCQMLREQLETTQGKKLHAAQSTQEICEAFEMGDFYEETTAIFEAKKSLETKMQDEDDQMEDPDVIKMAVRFDKREYPPQITPKMYLLEWCRKEKHPQPVYETVQRPLDRLFCSVVTVAERKYRSTLWDKSKKLAEQAAAIVCLRTLGVPEGKLCEGENHLMNKRKRGEQECVISRDSGEELAEPSQKRANFIEEASDMDVPKMPR